A single genomic interval of Primulina huaijiensis isolate GDHJ02 chromosome 7, ASM1229523v2, whole genome shotgun sequence harbors:
- the LOC140980627 gene encoding heat shock 70 kDa protein 16 isoform X4 has product MSAVGFDIGNENSVIAAAKQRGIDVLLNDESKRETPTVVSFGEKQRFLGSAGAASATMHPKSTIYQIKRLIGRKFSESTVQNDLRLFPFKASEGPDGGILIHLQYMNEIQSFTPIQILAMFLAHLKQVTEKNLETHVTECVIGIPSYFTDLQRRAYLRAAEIAGLTSLRLIHDCTATALGYGIYKTDFQSNRTTNVVFIDVGHSDTQVAVVSFSPGVMKVLSHAFDDNLGGRDFDEILFRYFATQFREQDNIDVCANARASLRLRAACEKLKKVLSANPEAPLNIECLMEEKDVRGYITRDDFEKLSSDLLERIKITCHKALLDSGLTVEMVHTVEVVGSGSRVPAITKILNSLFRKEARRTINASECVALGCAMQCAMLSSTFRAREYEVEDCFPFSIGLASNERLLKLTNKALFPKRNPFPSTKMFTLHRNDVFDIETLYTNQEELPPGVPTRISSFKFQIAPVKVSHSEKAKIKIEVLLNLHGIVTINSAFDHATQMLKVTNRHNLFIVENVYGGLMLGELSQAQQKEFQLTQQDIIMERTKDKKNTLESYVYETRNKLLNKFRSFATDPEKEEISSKLQQTEEWLYDEGDDESEYVYTRELEDLKKMVNPIENRYNDEEARALASRGLTNCIVECREAIDSLPSGERDAEKDAVWAECWKAHQWLREKTQQQASLPKSADPILWSSHIMEKTEALTEMCKQLIPPRPSFSNQEDVKESETRGQKDEYMDVD; this is encoded by the exons ATGAGTGCGGTAGGGTTTGACATTGGAAACGAGAACAGTGTGATAGCTGCTGCTAAACAACGCGGGATTGATGTGTTGCTGAATGATGAGTCGAAAAGGGAAACTCCAACTGTGGTTTCATTTGGTGAAAAGCAGAGGTTTCTGGGCTCTGCTGGAGCTGCCTCCGCAACCATGCACCCAAAATCAACCATTTATCAAATCAAGAGATTGATTGGCCGGAAATTTAGTGAATCCACCGTGCAAAATGACTTGAGATTGTTTCCTTTCAAGGCATCTGAGGGCCCCGATGGTGGAATTTTGATTCACTTGCAATACATGAATGAAATACAAAGTTTCACACCAATTCAGATATTAGCAATGTTCCTTGCTCATTTAAAGCAGGTTACAGAGAAGAATCTTGAGACACACGTTACCGAATGTGTGATTGGTATACCAAGTTACTTCACAGATCTGCAGAGGCGTGCATATTTGCGTGCTGCAGAAATTGCCGGGTTGACATCGTTAAGGTTGATCCATGACTGCACCGCTACTGCGCTGGGCTATGGTATATATAAGACTGACTTTCAGAGCAACAGGACAACAAATGTTGTTTTCATTGATGTTGGTCATAGCGATACACAAGTTGCTGTCGTATCATTTTCGCCCGGGGTTATGAAGGTGCTATCACATGCTTTTGATGATAACTTAGGAGGAAGAGACTTTGATGAGATTCTGTTTAGATATTTCGCTACTCAGTTCCGGGAACAGGACAATATTGATGTATGTGCTAATGCCCGGGCTTCTTTGAGGTTGAGAGCGGCATGTGAGAAACTAAAGAAAGTGTTAAGTGCTAATCCCGAGGCACCACTGAATATCGAATGCTTGATGGAAGAGAAAGATGTAAGGGGATACATTACGAGAGATGATTTTGAGAAGCTATCATCTGATTTACTGGAAAGGATTAAGATTACCTGCCACAAGGCTTTACTTGATTCTGGTCTGACTGTGGAAATGGTTCATACTGTTGAAGTTGTTGGATCAGGTTCTCGAGTACCTGCCATTACAAAAATATTGAATTCACTTTTCAGAAAGGAGGCTCGCCGAACAATAAATGCCAGTGAATGTGTGGCTCTTGGCTGTGCCATGCAATGCGCGATGCTTAGCTCCACATTCCGTGCGAGAGAGTATGAG GTGGAAGATTGCTTCCCATTCTCGATCGGATTGGCATCTAATGAAAGACTACTCAAATTGACGAACAAAGCATTGTTTCCCAAGAGAAATCCTTTTCCCAGTACAAAGATGTTTACTTTGCACAGAAATGATGTATTTGACATAGAAACATTATATACAAATCAGGAAGAGCTACCTCCTGGCGTACCCACCAGAATCAGTTCTTTTAAG TTTCAGATTGCACCTGTCAAAGTCTCTCACTCAGAGAAAGCAAAGATCAAAATTGAAGTTCTGCTAAACCTACATGGAATTGTTACCATAAATTCTGCTTTT GATCATGCAACGCAGATGCTAAAGGTTACTAATAGACATAATTTATTCATTGTGGAGAATGTGTATGGTGGATTGATGTTGGGTGAGCTCTCGCAAGCTCAACAAAAAGAGTTTCAGTTAACCCAGCAAGACATTATAATGGAGCGTACGAAAGATAAGAAAAACACGCTGGAGTCATATGTTTATGAAACACGAAATAAG CTTTTGAATAAATTCCGGAGTTTTGCCACTGATCCTGAAAAGGAAGAGATCTCCAGTAAGTTGCAGCAAACAGAAGAATGGCTTTATGATGAAGGAGATGATGAGTCTGAATATGTTTATACTAGAGAATTAGAGGATTTGAAAAag ATGGTGAATCCAATTGAAAATCGATATAATGATGAAGAGGCCAGGGCACTGGCATCCCGGGGCCTAACAAATTGCATAGTGGAGTGTCGGGAGGCTATAGATTCACTTCCATCTGGTGAAAGAGATGCCGAAAAAGATGCC GTATGGGCAGAATGCTGGAAAGCACATCAGTGGCTTCGAGAAAAAACCCAACAGCAGGCTTCGCTACCCAAGAGTGCTGATCCTATACTTTGGTCTAGTCACATCATGGAGAAAACCGAGGCCCTTACCGA GATGTGCAAACAATTGATACCACCCAGGCCTTCATTCTCGAACCAAGAGGATGTCAAAGAATCAGAGACAAGAGGACAAAAGGATGAATATATGGATGTTGATTAG